The genomic window CCAGCTCTCCGACGACCTGCTCGACATCGCCTCCGAGTCGACCCAGTCCGGCAAGACGCCCGGCACCGACCTGCGCGAGGGCGTACCGACCCTGCCGGTGCTCTACGCGCTCGCCGCGGACGACTCCGACGCCGCCTCCGTCCGGCTCCGGGAGATCCTGGCCACCGGCCCGCTGGTCGACGACGCGCTGCACGCCGAGGCGCTCGGCCTGCTCCGCGAGTCCCCGGCGCTCAAGCGCGCGCGGGAGACCGTCCGCAGCTACGCCGAGGACGCCCGGGCCCAGCTCGCCCCCCTTCCCGGAGGCCCGGCCCGCCGCGCCCTCGAGTCCCTCTGCGACTACATCGCCGACCGCACCAGCTGACCCACCCGGTCCCCGGCCCCGCGCCGGCCCCCCCGCACTCCCGCGTTGACCATGAAGTTGTTGCCGCGACACGCCGTGTCGGAGGGCAACAACTTCATGGTCAACGGGACCCTGTCGGGCCTTGGTGGGGCGTCAGGGGTGGGTCAGGAGGCGGCTGCCGGTGAGCATGAGGGTGGCGGCGACGAGCATCGACGCCGCCGCGACGGCCCACATGACGGGGTAGCCGAGGTGGGCGGCGACGGCGCCGAGGGCGAGCGGGCCGAGGCAGCCGCCGGCGTACACCCCGGTCTGGGTGATCGAGGTGGCCGCGGCCGGGGCCTGCGGGTGCAGCCTGACCACCGCGAAGTTCATCAGCCCGGGCCAGGCCCAGCCGAGGCCGAAGCCCAGCACCACGCCGGCGACCAGCGCCGCCGGGCCGGCCAGCGCGAGCAGGCCCAGCCCGCCGGCGCCGACCACCAGCATCCCGGCGATGACCGCGACGTGGCCGCCCTCCCGGCGGTCGGCGAGCCAGCCTGCGCCCACCCGGGCCGCCACGCAGACGGCGCTGCCCAGGGTCAGGGTGAGGCCGGCCAGGCCGGGCGACAGCCCGCGGCCGACCGAGGAGTCCACCACGAAGGTGCCCAGGGCGTTGGCCGCCGCCGCGGCCAGCGTCGCCGCCACCCCGACCACCACCAGCGCCCACGTCGCCCGGCCGGCGCGGCCGGCGGCGGCCCGCGCGGTCCGGTCGCCCTCCTGCGGGGGTACGGCCGGCAGCGCGGCGAGCGCGGCCCCGGCCGCCGCCACGAACGCCCAGCGCCAGCCGGCGGTCAGCGCGATGGTGGGCACCGCCGCGCCGGCCAGCAGCGTGGAGACCGGGATCGCGGCCTGCTTCACGCCGAACGACAGCCCCTGCCGGTGCACCGGGACGTGCCGGGCCAGCGCGGCGTTGCTGGCGAGCTGGCCGAGGGCGTTCGCGGCGGCGCTGAGCCCGAGCAGGGCGACCAGCACCGGGTACGACCGCACCAGCGTCGCCACCGCCAGCAGCGAGCCGGCGGAGAGCAGGATGCCGGCGCGGGCGACCACGGCCGGGCCGTACCGCTCGACCAGCGCCCCGGAGGGGACGGAGGCGAGCGCGCTGATCCCGAAGTAGACCGAGACGGCGAGGCCCAGCCCGGCGGGGGAGAAGTGGAGGTCGTGGCCCATCTGCACGGCGAGGCCGCCGACCAGGAAGACGGGCAGCACGCAGGCGATGGTGGTGGCGATGGCGCCCGCGCTGGCCCGGACGGTCCGCCGCGGCGCGGGAGGCGCTGGGTCGAGAACGGTGTCGGTCATGGTCAGGCAAACCTACGCCGATCACGTTTTGGCAGCGGATCGTGTCTGTCGGTGCACGGGCTGTGCCCGGTGATCTGGCATCCTCGATCCGAACAGGCATTTCGCACTCGGCCTGTTTTTCATATGGTGTAAGTCCCCGGCGGCGGAGGTGGTTGTGCGCGACCCCTTGGCGGAACCTTCGGACCTGATCCGAAGCGTGTCCCGCGCGCTTCGAGTGCTCGAGTCGGTCGGCCGTGCGCCGAGGGGCCTGACCGTCAAGCAGATCGCCCGCCGCTGCGAGCTGACCGTGGCCACCACCTACCACCTGGTGCGCACCCTGGCGTACGAGGGCTACGTGATCCGCCGCGAGGACGGGACGTACATCGTGGGTCTGGAGGTGGCCGACCGCTACCGCGAGCTGGTGACCGCGTTCCGCGGGCCGCCGGCCGTCGGTGAGTCGCTCCGCCGGGCGGCCGCCGACACCGGGTACAGCCACTACCTCGGGCGCTTCGTGGGCGGCCAGGTGGCCGTCACGGCGGTCGCCGAGGGGCTGCGCACGCCGTACCTGGAGGACCTGGTGCCCGGCTTCGACGAGGGCGCGCACGCCACCGCGCTCGGCAAGAGCCTGCTCGCCACCCTCACCGCCGAGCAGCGCTTCCGCTACCTGCGCGAGTACGGCATGCGCCCGTTCACCAGCGCCACTTTGACCAGCATCGAGGCGTTCGAGGCCGACCTGGCCGCCGGTGACCGGCGCGGCATGCAGCTGGAGCTCGGGCAGTTCCGGCAGGGCGTGGCCTGCGCCGCCGTGCTGGTCACCCCGGACAAGGACATCGAGCGCCGGGTGGTGCTGGCCTGCGCGCTGCCGGCCAGCGAGATGATGACCTCCGCCCGGGTGGTCCGGGCCAAGCTGCTCACCGTCGCCCGGGCCGTCGCCGACGGCATCGCCGCGGAGAGCTGACCGCCGAAGGGCCCCGTCCCTGGCGGGGAGCGGGGCCCTTCGGGCGGCGGTCCAGCGCCGGACCGCCACGGGGAAGGTCAGCTGCCGATCGGCCCGCCGTCGAGGCGCCAGGTGACCACCACGCCGGGCTTGGCGAAGTCGCCGTCGGGCCAGGTGGACGCCGGCTTCTCCACCGACGCGCCGGTGATCTCACCGGGGTGCTGCACGGCCACGAAGACCGAACGGTTGTCCTTGGTGATGAACGGGCCGCAGGTCTCGGCGCCGAGCGGCACGGTGAGGAACTGCTTCAGGTGCCCCCGCTCGGGACCCTCGACGGCGGTGGCGAAGAGGCCGTCGTTGCTGCCCAGCGCGTTGCCGTCGGTGGAGATCCAGAGGTTGCCGGTGGCGTCGAAGGCGACGTTGTCCGGGCAGGAGATCGGCGAGACCTTCGACTTGTCGTACCCGGCGAAGTGGGTGGCCGGGTCGGTCGGGTCGCCGCAGACGATCGGCAGCGACCAGGCGAAGGTCTCGGCGGTGTTGTCGCCCCGGTCCTCGACCAGCTCGAGGATCTGGCCGTGCTTGTTGAGGTTGCGCGGGTTCGCCTCGTCGGCGGGCGCCTTGCCGGCCTTGCCCCGGTCGGTGTTGTTGGTCAGCGCCACATACACCTTGCCGGTGAGCAGGCTCGGCTCGACGTCCTCCGGCCGGTCCATCTTGGTCGCGGCGACCTTGTCGGCGGCGAGCCGGGTGAAGGTGAGCACGTCGGCGGCGGTCATCCCGTCCACGTACGACCGGTTGCCGCTGACCAGCTTGATCCACTCGCCGCGGCCGTCGAACGCCCCGTCGGCCGGGAGCTTCCCGGAGCCGTCGATCTCGGCGGCGCTGTTCCCCGCCAGCCTGGCGACGTAGAGCGTGCCCGACTCCAGCAGGGTCAGGTTGTGCCTCCGGGCCACCGAGGAACTGCCCGGCATGAACTTCTTGTCTGAGACGAACTTGTACAGGTAGTCGAACCGCTCGTCGTCGCCCATGTACGCGACCACGTGCCCGTCCTGCGCCACGATGACGTTGGCGCCCTCGTGCTTGAACCGGCCCAGCGCGGTGTGCTTGCGCGGCCGGCTCTCCGGGTCGAACGGGTCGATCTCCACGACCCAGCCGAACCGGTGCGCCTCGTTCGGGTGCTTCACCAGGTCGAAGCGCTCGTCGGCGCGGTCCCACTTGCGGCTGCCGCTCGGGTAGCGCACGTCGGTGGGGATGCCGTATCGGGCCAGCTTCGGCTTCAGCTCCTCCGGCGCGCCGTCGCCGCCGACGAAGTACTGGTTGAAGTTCTCCTCGCCGGAGAGGATCGTGCCCCACGGGGTGACCCCGCCGGAGCAGTTGTTCAGCGTGCCGACCACCGTACGACCCTTCGGGTCGGCGGCGGTGCGCAGCCAGGCCGAGCCGGCGGCGGGGCCGGTCACCTCGAACTTCGTGGCCAGCGCGGTGACCCGCCGGTTGTACGGCCGCCGGCCGTGGTCGACCGGCCGCCACCGCCCGGTGCCGTCGACCCGCTCCAGCTCCACCACGGACATGCCGTGCGCGGCCATCGCGATCCGCAGCTGCTCGACCGAGAGGGCGTCGATCCCGGTGAAGCCGGGGAACATCAGGTCCTCGTTGGTGTACTCGTGGTTCACCACGAGCAGCGCCCGCTTCCGGTCGATCGGCAGCACCCCGACGAAGTCGTTGTTGTAGCCGAACTGCTCCGCCTGCGCGGCGGCGGTCTGCGCGTGCACGCCGAACGCGGGCGCGCCGCGCACCACCGGGTCGCCCCACTTGATCACGACGGCGTGGTCGTACCCGTTCGGCACCACCAGGGTGTCGAGCTTGTTCGGCGGGATCGGCTTGAAGGTCAGCGCGCCGCTGCCCACGCCGCCCCGCCCGGCCGCCAGCTCGGTCGCCTCGGGCGCGACGGGCGCGGTCGGGGCGGCGGCGGCCGGAGCCGCGCCGGCCAGCGCGCCCGCGGCCGCGCCCCCGAATCCGAGGACCAGGGCGCCGACGGCGCCGGCCCGGACCACGCCGCGCCGGGAGACCTCGGCGTTGACCAGGTCCCCGAAGTACGGGTTGTCGGAGGAGTTCGGTACCGGGTGGTCGCAGGCGTTGCCGCAGCGGTACAGGCAGGTCATCGCGTCGCGGCTGCCGTGGCGGTTGGCGCCCAGCAGCGGGAGCAGCCGGGGACGGTCGCTCATGGGAGGGGCCTCCTGGAAGGATGTCGGTGGCACGCTGGGATCACCCGCGCGCGTACCGGGCGGACGCTGCCAGGGCCCGGTGAGCGCTGGTCGGCCCCGGCGTGAACCGGGTGTGAACACCCACAGCGGCGATCCGACTGAACCGATCGGGGTCACCACACGTATGCACGGGCGAACGCACCGCCCGGACTCGCCGAGAGCGAGGTGACCGCCATCAGCGACCACGACGCCCAACTGCTGCGCGCGCTGCACGACGAGCATGCCGACGCGCTCTTCGCGCACGCCCTCCGGCTGGTCAACGGCGATCGGACGCGCGCCGAGGACCTGGTGCAGGAGACGCTGCTGCGGGCCTGGCGGCACCCCGAGTCGCTGGACCCGCGGCGCGGCTCGGTCCGGGCCTGGCTCTTCACCACGGCGCGGAACCTGGCCATCGACGCCTGGCGGCGGCGGTCCACCCGGGTCGGCGAGGTCTACACCGACGAGCTGCCCGAACCCCCCGAGACGGTCGACGAAGCGGAGCGCGCGGTGGAGGCGTGGACCGTGGCCGAGGCGCTGAACCGGCTCAGCCCGACCCACCGGGAGGTGCTGGTCGAGTGCTTCTACCAGGGGCGGTCGGTGGCCGAGGCCGCCGCCCGCCTCGGCGTGCCGCCGGGCACGGTGAAGTCGCGCACCCACTACGCGCTGCGCTCACTACGGTTGGTGCTGGCCGAGATGGGGGTGACCGGATGACCCGCTGCGAGTTCACGCACGACGACGGCGCGTACGTGCTGGGTGCCCTCGCCCCCGCCGACCGGGCCGCCTACGAGCGGCACCTCGCCGGCTGCGCGGCCTGCCGGGAGGCGGTGGCCGAGATCGCCGTGCTGCCCGGGCTGCTCGGCCGGCTCGACCCGGCCGGGCTGGAACAGTTCCTGCCGTCCGCGTCGGAGACCTCCCGGATGCCCGCGCTGCTCGACGCCGCGCGGGAGCGGCGGCGCCGCGAGCGGTCCCGGACCCGCCGGCGGTACGCGGTGACCGTGCTCGCCGCCGCCGTGCTCGCCGTGCTCGCGGGCGTCGGAGTGACCCTGGTCCGGCCGGCCGACCCGCCCCCGCCGCAGGCGCCGCTGGTGGCGATGCGGCCGGTCGCCGGAGCGGTGCCGGTGCACGCCGAGATCGGGCTGACCGGCACCGACTGGGGCACCGAGGTGACCATGCACTGCGGGTACGACCGGCGGGCCGGGCACCGCGAGGCGTACACCTTCCGGCTGGTGGCGCACGGCCCGGACGGGGCGACGGAGCAGATCGGCTCCTGGCTCGCCGCCCCCGGCGACGACGTCCGCCTCACCGGCGTCACCCACTTCACCAAGGGTGAGCTGGTCCGCCTGGAACTCCTCCGCGCCGACGACACCCCCGTCCTCGCCTACGACGCCCGCTAACCCCCACCCCCACCCCACCCCCGCTTCCGCGATCTTGCGGTTGGCGCCTCGGCAAACCGGGCATTCCGTCCGTTCGACGGGCCCGAACTGCAAGATCGGCGGGCTCAGGGGGCGGTGGGGGTGGGGATGGGGGGTTGGGAGTCGGTGCGGGTGCGGGTGCGGGTCTGGTGGGCTTGGCGGAGGGCGTCGAGGGTGAAGACGATCAGGGCGAGCCAGACCAGGGCGAAGCCGGCGAGGCGGGCCGGCGGCATGGGCTCGTGGAAGATCAGCACCCCGCAGCCGAGCTGGAGGACCGGCGCGAGGTACTGCAGCATGCCCAGCAGGGACAGCGGCAAGCGGTTCGCCGCGCCGGCGAAAAGCAGCAGCGGGATGGCGGTCGCCGCCCCGGCCAGCACCAGCAGCACGGTGTGCCCGGCCGAAACGTGTCCGAACGTAGAGTCGCCGCGCAGGCTCAGCCACCCAAGGTACGCCAGTGCCGGCAGCGCCAGCACCGCCGACTCGACGAAGAGGCCCTCCGCGGCCGGCAGCCCCAGCCGCTTCTTCACGAACCCGTAGCAGGCGAAGCTGAAGGCCAGGGTGAGCGCGAGGTAGGGCAGTCGGCCGTAGTCGACGGTGAGCACGGCCACCGCCAGCGCGCCGACGCCGAGTGCCGCCCACTGCGCCGGCCGCAGCCGCTCGCGCAGCACGAAGACCCCGAGCAGCACCGAGACGAGCGGGTTGATGAAGTAGCCGAGGGCGGTCTCCACCACCCGGTCCGAGTTCACCCCGTAGATGTAGGTGCCCCAGTTGACCGCGATCAGCGCGGCCGCGGCGGCGATGCCGGCCAGCGCCCGGGGCCGGCGCAGCAGCGCCCGCAGGAAGCCGATGTTGCGCATCGCGGCGAGCAGCAGCGCCACGAAGGCCACGGACCAGACGATCCGGTGGGCGAGGATCTCCAGCGGCCCGGCCGGGCGCAGCAGCTTCAGGTAGAGCGGGAAGAAACCCCAGAGCAGGTACGCGCCGAGCCCGTACAGGTAGCCGAGGCGGATCGGGTTCACGCCTCCACCGTAAGTGGCGAAGCGGTGCTTTGCTCCTTTCCGGTGACCTGGCTCACCGGCGGTGCCCACTTCATCCAGAGATCGGGTTCGACCGGGGTGAAGCCGACCTTGGCGTACACCCCGTGCGCGTCGGCGGTGGCCAGCACGATCCGGTGTACGCCCAGCCCGGCCAGGTGGTCGCGGGCCGCGCCGGCCAGCCAGGTGCCCAGCCCGCGACCGCGCTCCGCCGGGTCGACGTAGACGTCGCAGAGCCAGGCGAACGTCGCCCGGTCGGTGACCACCCGGGCCACCGCCACCTGGCGCCCGTCACCGGGCCGGTAGGCGCCGAAGCCGACCGAGCCGGCGAAGGCGCGCGCGACGGTCTCCCGGTCCCGCCCGAGCGCCCAGTACGCGTCGGTGGAGAGCCACCGGTGCACGAGGTCGAGGTCGATCCGGTCCGGGTCGGTGCTGAGCTGGTAACCGTCAGGGCGGGTCAGGGTGAACACCCCGGTGACGCTAGTCCCGGCCCACCCGCTCCTCACCAGCCAATTCCCGCCCGCTGGACTGGCCGGCGGGCGGGAATCGGGTGCGTCGGTGGTCAGTCGCGGTCGAGGATGGCGCCGAGGATCCAGGTGACGATGCCGACGAAGAGCGCGCCGAGCACCGCGGCCGGCCAGAAGCCGTCCACGTGGAACGGCAGCCCGGCCTGGTCGGCGATCCAGCTCGTGAGCAGGAAGAGCAGCCCGTTGACGACCAGGGCGATCAGGCCGAGGGTGAACAGGTAGAAGCCGCAGCCGACGGTCTTGATGATCGGCTGGAGTACGGCGTTGACCACCCCGAAGATCACCGCGACCAGCACGAGGGTGGTGACCGTCTCGGTGACCGAGTCGGAGTTCAGCGAGATGCCCGGGATGAGCAGCGTGGCCAGCCAGAAGGCCACCGCCGTCGAGCCCAGCCGGATCAGAAGACCCTTCAGAAAACCCATGGCGGGGATCGTGCCACGGACCGTCCACCAGCGGAACCCGTGAAGATCGACGAATCCGCCGTTCGGCGGCCGGGTCGTCAGCGGCGGGCGGGACGACCGACCAGTTGCGACTCGATCGGCGTCGGGGAGAGCAGCGCCCAGCGCAGCGCCCGCCGGTTGACCACCGCGACCATGTCGTCCCGGATCCGGGTCAGCCACTCCGCCGAGCCACCCAGCCCCAGGGCGACGCCGGCCAGGGTCGCCTCCTCCGGGTCCAGTGGTTGCAGGATCGCCAGGTCCGCCCGGGCCAGTGCGTCCACGTCCGCCGGGGTGAGCCCGTCCCGGACGACCAGGGTGGACTGCCAGGCCGCCCCGGGCCCGGCCCCGTCCGGCGCCGCGCCGGCGTCGACCACGAGCAGCAGCGGCTGCAACGGCGATCCGGGCACCCCGCCCACCGGCCGCCCGGGCGGGATCACCGGCACCGCCCCGCCAGGCGCGCCGACCCCCCGGACGAACGGCTCCCAGGCTCGCGGTCGCGCGGTCTGCACGACCACCCGGGCGCCCAGGGCCAGCGCCCGCAGCACGAGCAGCTGCGCGACCCGTACCCCGCCGACGAGCAGCAGCCGGGTCGGCTCGGGACGGAACAGCCGGACGGTGACCGCCCCGCCGTGCCGGTTCGCGCCCACCATCAGCCCCGCCTCGCCGAGGCTCAGCTCCAGCGCGTCCAGGGCCGCCCCGCCGACCGTGCCGTCGGCTCGCGCCGACGCCAGCGGCAGGGTGCCGGCCAGCCCACCCAGCTGCTCGCCGTCGAGCCGGCGGACCGCGCCGCCCAGGTCGGCGACGAGCCGATGCAGCGCCCGGTCGGCGACCGCCAGCTCCGCGGCCGTCCAGGCGGCCAGGCGTACGGTGAGCTCGGCCGGCACCGGCGCGGGGTCGGCGCCGGCGCGCGGGCCGACGCAGAGCGAGACGGTGGTGGCGGTGGCCGGCAGCGCGAGCAGCCGGGACACCAGCCGTCGCCCGGCGTCGGTACGCGGATCCGGCCACCGATGCAGCCGGAACGTGGCCTGCAGCAGCCCACCGGCCGCCACGGTCTGCCAGGACTCGCGGGTGGGCGCGCCGGCATCATGGTGGGCCAGCTCGGCGAGCACGCGCAGCGCGGCCGGCCCGCCCAGCGGCCGACCGGTCAGCGGCCCGAGCCGGCGGACGATCCGCCGGACCGTGCCGGAGAGCGCGCGGCGCAGCTCCTCGTCCGACCAGCCGTCGACGCGCAGCACCCGGACGGCGAGCACGGCCCGGTCTCGCGCGGCGAGCCGCCCGTCGGTGAGCTGCCGGTACGACGTGCCGGCGGTGCCGGCAGCGGTGGCCGGTCCCGGCGCGGGCGACGCGGAGAGCAGGAGCTGGATCCGCACCGGTGGGCTCTCCGCGCTCGGGGCCGGCAGCAGCGACAGCGGCGGCGGCAGGGTGCGCCGACCGTCGCCGAGCAGATCGGCCGGGTCGCCGATCTCCAGCAGCGCGGTCAGCCCGGCGGCGTCGTCGACCACGGCGGCCGGGCCGCCGGCCAGTTCGGCGGAGCGCACCTCGGCGCCGGGGGACACCAGGCCAACCAGGGCGGCCGGGGCGGCGGCCGGTGGCAGGGAGCGCCGTCGGGTGAGGTGGGGCAGGCCGACGACCAGCCACTCGAAGAGCCAGCGGCCGCGGACCCGGACCCAGGCGGCGGGCAGCAGCAGGGCGGCCAGCAGCAGGGCGGCGGCGGTGACGGCCACCCCTCGGCCGACGGCGGCGACGAGCACCGCCACGGCCAGCTGCGCGGCTACGACCTGACCGGCCCGCAGGCCGGAGAGCGGGCGCGCGCGGGCCGGCATCCACTGTGGTGGCAGGGGCTGGCGGGCCGTCGCCGGAGCCGGGGGTGCGGTCCTGGTCGCCGTCACCGCTCCTCCTCCGCCGATCCTCGGGTGACGATGGCGTGGCTCATCGTAAGGGTTCACTGTTACGGCCGTTGTCCACAGGGGATACCGAGGGGGTAGCACAACCGGAGTCAGGCGGCTACCGTCAGCGACGAGTTCCGTCGAGCGCGCAGCCGTCCCGCCCCACGACGCCGGCCCCGCGCCACGGATCGTCCACGGCGGTCGTTCCCGCGACCAGCCACGACCGGAGGAGACGAGGTGACGTGCGGGTGTCCCAGACCCAGGCAGAAGCCGCGGTGATGCAGCAGACCGCCGCGAAGTTCGAGCAGGTGGACCAGTCGTTGCAGACCATGCTGAGCGGCCTGATGGCCGAGCTGGAGGTGTTGCAGCAGGCCTGGCGGGGCGCCGGCGGGCGTTCGTTCGAGCAGGTCAAGCAGCAGTGGTCGCAGGACCAGGCGGCGCTGCAGCGGGCCCTGCGGGAGACCGCCGCGGCGATCCGCACCGCCGGCCAGCAGTACGACGTCTCGGACACCGAGGCCGCCAGCCGGGTCGCCGGCACCAACCGCGGCATCCAGTTGCCGCTCTGACCACCCGGAGGGAAATCCGATGGACCACGGTGTGCTGGTCGTCAACTTCGCCGCGTTGCAGCAGGCCGGCGCGGACATCCAGAAGGCGCTGAACACGCTCGACAGCCAGCTCGGGCAGCTCGAACGGGACGCCGCACCGCTGGTGGCGAGCTGGAACGGTGAGGCCCGGGAGGCGTACGAGCAGCGGCAGGCGAGGTGGCGGTCCGCCTCGCAGGACCTGCAGGCGATGCTGCGCGACATCAAGCTGGCGGTGGACGACTCCGCCACCGACTATCTCGACACCGAGAAGCGGAACGTCAACCTGTTCCAGTGACGGCCGCGCGGCGGTGGGGTCGGGCAGCCCGCCCGACCCCACCGCCGTCCGGGTCGCCTGCCGGCTCTGCCAGGTCCCCGACCGGCTCCGGCTCTGCTTCCGCTGAAGGGTCAGGCCGGGCCGGCCGGGCGCCAGCGGCGGCGGGCGCCCCGGGGCAGCACCACCGCCAGCAGCACCAACACCGTCGCCGTCGCCCCGGCCACGCCGGCCACCAGCAGCGCCCGGTGCCGTGCCGTCGCCCGCCGGGCCCGGTGCGCCGCGGCGGCCGGATCGGTGCCGCCCACCGGGAGCGCGGCGGCCCGTCCGGGCCGGCCCGTCACCGGCCCGGGTGTCTCGGTGACCGCCCGGTACGGATTCAGCACTCCGGCGCCGTAGCCGTCGCCGCGCCCCGGGGCCGGGTCGGTGCTGCCGACGATCCGGCGGGCCACCTCGCTCCCGGTCAGCTCGGGGCGGTACTGCCGGAGCAGCGCCGCGGTGGCCGCCACGAACGGCGCCGCGTAGCTCGTCCCCTCCGCCGGGTGGTGTCCCTGCCCGGGGGCGGCCATCAGCACGTCGCCGCCGGGCGCGACCAGGTCGACGTACGGGCCGGTCTGGGAGAAGGGCGACCGCACGCCGTCCGCCCCGATCGCGCCCACCCCGAGCACCCCGTCGTACGCGGCCGGGTAGGGGCGGGGGTCCCCGCTGTCGTGGAGGTTGCCCGCGGCGGCCACCACGACCACGTTCCGACGGACCGCGTACGCGATCGCCGAGCGGACCGCCGGGTCGTCGGCGTAGAGCACGACGGAGAGGTTGAGCACGTCGGCGTCGTGGTCGACCGCCCAACGGATCGCCCGGGCGAAGTCGGCCGCGCCGACCGTCCGCCCCGACTCCCGCCCGTCGACCACCTGCTGCTCGCTGACCCGCACCGGCAGGATGCGGGCATCCGGCGCCAGCCCGCGGAACGCCACGCCCGGGCGGGGCGCCGCCGCGACGATGCTCGCCACCCCGGTGCCGTGGCCGGCGCAGTCCCGGGTGCCGTCGCCGCCCGGGTCGAGGAAGTCGGCGCCGTCGAGCACCCGGCCGGCCAGCTGCGGGTGTCGCCGGTCCACCCCCGAGTCGACCACCGCGACCACCACGCCGGCGCCGGTGGCCAACGGGGTGAGCCGGTCCGGGGCGTACCGTTGCTGGGGCCACGGCTGGTCGACCACCGGGCGGACCGGCGCGGGCGGCGCGGAGCAGGCCGGCGCGGCCCGGGCGGCGGCCGGCGGGGCCGGCAGGACGGCGGTGACGACCGCCGCCAGGACGGCCAGGGCCGGGCGCGCGATGGGCCGGGACATCGACCGCCTCCGTATCGTGGCGACTCCGGAACGCGATGTTAACGCCTCCGCGCCGGGCCGGTGGACCGACGATGGCCAGCCATCGTGATCTTGTTACTACCTTGTAGGTTGTACGCGATACCTATGGCCTGTTCGCGGGAGGAGAGGTGGCCGTGACCGGATGGGAACCGGCTACCGAGGCCGAGGTGGCGATGCGGGACGCCTTGCGCGCCCAGGACCAGGAGCTCTACTTCCGTATTCTGACCCGCGTCGACCTGCTGCTGCCGGTCTCCGCGGAGGCGCTCGCCGGGCAGACGCCGATGGGATGGGGGACCTGGACCACCGGCGGCCGGACGCACGTGCTGGCATTCACGTCGGCCACCGCCCTGCGGTCCTGCCTGGGCGAGAACGCGGGCACCACCCGACGCGTCCCGTACGCCGATCTCGCGGCGGACTGGCCGAACCACGAGTGGTGGCTGGCGGTGAACCCCGGGCTGCCGATCGAGGGCTATCTGCCCGCGTGGTTCGTCGCGCAGCTCTCCCGGGGGGATGTCCGGCTGCCCGGCCGGACCATGGGCGCCCGGGCCCGCCTCGAACGGGTCGAGACGGCCGGCCGCGCCCGGGCCAGCGCCACCGTGCCGGGCCGCGACGCCCCGGTCTCCCCGGCCCCCGGCACGCCGGTCTCCCCGGCTCCCGGCACGC from Micromonospora kangleipakensis includes these protein-coding regions:
- a CDS encoding phage holin family protein, encoding MGFLKGLLIRLGSTAVAFWLATLLIPGISLNSDSVTETVTTLVLVAVIFGVVNAVLQPIIKTVGCGFYLFTLGLIALVVNGLLFLLTSWIADQAGLPFHVDGFWPAAVLGALFVGIVTWILGAILDRD
- a CDS encoding MFS transporter, with the translated sequence MTDTVLDPAPPAPRRTVRASAGAIATTIACVLPVFLVGGLAVQMGHDLHFSPAGLGLAVSVYFGISALASVPSGALVERYGPAVVARAGILLSAGSLLAVATLVRSYPVLVALLGLSAAANALGQLASNAALARHVPVHRQGLSFGVKQAAIPVSTLLAGAAVPTIALTAGWRWAFVAAAGAALAALPAVPPQEGDRTARAAAGRAGRATWALVVVGVAATLAAAAANALGTFVVDSSVGRGLSPGLAGLTLTLGSAVCVAARVGAGWLADRREGGHVAVIAGMLVVGAGGLGLLALAGPAALVAGVVLGFGLGWAWPGLMNFAVVRLHPQAPAAATSITQTGVYAGGCLGPLALGAVAAHLGYPVMWAVAAASMLVAATLMLTGSRLLTHP
- a CDS encoding IclR family transcriptional regulator; the encoded protein is MRDPLAEPSDLIRSVSRALRVLESVGRAPRGLTVKQIARRCELTVATTYHLVRTLAYEGYVIRREDGTYIVGLEVADRYRELVTAFRGPPAVGESLRRAAADTGYSHYLGRFVGGQVAVTAVAEGLRTPYLEDLVPGFDEGAHATALGKSLLATLTAEQRFRYLREYGMRPFTSATLTSIEAFEADLAAGDRRGMQLELGQFRQGVACAAVLVTPDKDIERRVVLACALPASEMMTSARVVRAKLLTVARAVADGIAAES
- the rarD gene encoding EamA family transporter RarD, giving the protein MNPIRLGYLYGLGAYLLWGFFPLYLKLLRPAGPLEILAHRIVWSVAFVALLLAAMRNIGFLRALLRRPRALAGIAAAAALIAVNWGTYIYGVNSDRVVETALGYFINPLVSVLLGVFVLRERLRPAQWAALGVGALAVAVLTVDYGRLPYLALTLAFSFACYGFVKKRLGLPAAEGLFVESAVLALPALAYLGWLSLRGDSTFGHVSAGHTVLLVLAGAATAIPLLLFAGAANRLPLSLLGMLQYLAPVLQLGCGVLIFHEPMPPARLAGFALVWLALIVFTLDALRQAHQTRTRTRTDSQPPIPTPTAP
- a CDS encoding PhoX family protein, with the translated sequence MSDRPRLLPLLGANRHGSRDAMTCLYRCGNACDHPVPNSSDNPYFGDLVNAEVSRRGVVRAGAVGALVLGFGGAAAGALAGAAPAAAAPTAPVAPEATELAAGRGGVGSGALTFKPIPPNKLDTLVVPNGYDHAVVIKWGDPVVRGAPAFGVHAQTAAAQAEQFGYNNDFVGVLPIDRKRALLVVNHEYTNEDLMFPGFTGIDALSVEQLRIAMAAHGMSVVELERVDGTGRWRPVDHGRRPYNRRVTALATKFEVTGPAAGSAWLRTAADPKGRTVVGTLNNCSGGVTPWGTILSGEENFNQYFVGGDGAPEELKPKLARYGIPTDVRYPSGSRKWDRADERFDLVKHPNEAHRFGWVVEIDPFDPESRPRKHTALGRFKHEGANVIVAQDGHVVAYMGDDERFDYLYKFVSDKKFMPGSSSVARRHNLTLLESGTLYVARLAGNSAAEIDGSGKLPADGAFDGRGEWIKLVSGNRSYVDGMTAADVLTFTRLAADKVAATKMDRPEDVEPSLLTGKVYVALTNNTDRGKAGKAPADEANPRNLNKHGQILELVEDRGDNTAETFAWSLPIVCGDPTDPATHFAGYDKSKVSPISCPDNVAFDATGNLWISTDGNALGSNDGLFATAVEGPERGHLKQFLTVPLGAETCGPFITKDNRSVFVAVQHPGEITGASVEKPASTWPDGDFAKPGVVVTWRLDGGPIGS
- a CDS encoding sigma-70 family RNA polymerase sigma factor — protein: MLRALHDEHADALFAHALRLVNGDRTRAEDLVQETLLRAWRHPESLDPRRGSVRAWLFTTARNLAIDAWRRRSTRVGEVYTDELPEPPETVDEAERAVEAWTVAEALNRLSPTHREVLVECFYQGRSVAEAAARLGVPPGTVKSRTHYALRSLRLVLAEMGVTG
- a CDS encoding WXG100 family type VII secretion target — protein: MSQTQAEAAVMQQTAAKFEQVDQSLQTMLSGLMAELEVLQQAWRGAGGRSFEQVKQQWSQDQAALQRALRETAAAIRTAGQQYDVSDTEAASRVAGTNRGIQLPL
- a CDS encoding GNAT family N-acetyltransferase, whose translation is MFTLTRPDGYQLSTDPDRIDLDLVHRWLSTDAYWALGRDRETVARAFAGSVGFGAYRPGDGRQVAVARVVTDRATFAWLCDVYVDPAERGRGLGTWLAGAARDHLAGLGVHRIVLATADAHGVYAKVGFTPVEPDLWMKWAPPVSQVTGKEQSTASPLTVEA
- a CDS encoding anti-sigma factor family protein, coding for MTRCEFTHDDGAYVLGALAPADRAAYERHLAGCAACREAVAEIAVLPGLLGRLDPAGLEQFLPSASETSRMPALLDAARERRRRERSRTRRRYAVTVLAAAVLAVLAGVGVTLVRPADPPPPQAPLVAMRPVAGAVPVHAEIGLTGTDWGTEVTMHCGYDRRAGHREAYTFRLVAHGPDGATEQIGSWLAAPGDDVRLTGVTHFTKGELVRLELLRADDTPVLAYDAR